A window of the Bdellovibrio svalbardensis genome harbors these coding sequences:
- the hmgA gene encoding homogentisate 1,2-dioxygenase, with protein MEKQYQTGFGNHFSSEARPHTLPLDQNSPQKAPQGLYAEQLSGTAFTAPRASNLYSWLYRIRPSVMHKSFQPLKELTEKTFFKPKYTNPNQMRWNPNPSSAGKQHFVESIRTVCGTGSSHEQRGLHVHLYSFSESMGSRYFMNADGEFLFVPQSGSMEVKTEFGNIEAEAGEIVVVPRGIKFQVNPLKGTVCNGYIGENFGAPFHLPDLGPIGANGLAHSRHFLTPVAAFEDLEGKFELIGKFAGELWSAEMGHSPLDVVAWHGNYAPYKYDLKKFNTINTVSFDHPDPSIFTVLTSPSDTVGTANVDFVIFPPRWMVAENTFRPPYFHRNCMSEYMGLIYGVYDAKTSGGFVPGGGSLHNFYSAHGPDADTFEKASEVELKAHKIDHTMAFMFESRVPYMVTDFAMQKGFLQEDYQNCWQGFKKYFKS; from the coding sequence ATGGAAAAACAATATCAAACTGGATTCGGAAATCATTTTTCTTCAGAAGCTCGTCCTCACACCCTGCCTCTGGATCAAAATTCGCCACAAAAAGCTCCGCAGGGACTTTATGCGGAACAGCTCAGTGGTACAGCATTCACGGCACCCCGAGCGAGCAATCTTTACTCATGGCTGTATCGAATTCGTCCTTCAGTGATGCACAAGTCTTTCCAGCCTCTGAAAGAACTGACTGAAAAAACTTTTTTCAAGCCGAAATACACGAATCCAAACCAAATGCGCTGGAATCCAAATCCAAGCTCAGCAGGGAAGCAACATTTTGTTGAAAGTATTCGCACAGTTTGCGGTACGGGCAGCAGCCACGAACAACGTGGCCTTCATGTTCACTTGTATTCGTTTTCTGAGTCCATGGGCTCTCGTTACTTCATGAATGCTGATGGGGAGTTTCTTTTCGTTCCGCAGTCAGGTTCTATGGAAGTGAAAACGGAGTTTGGAAATATTGAAGCTGAAGCCGGAGAGATCGTTGTTGTTCCTCGCGGAATCAAGTTTCAAGTCAATCCTCTCAAAGGGACTGTTTGCAATGGATATATCGGTGAAAACTTCGGGGCTCCTTTTCATCTGCCTGATTTAGGACCTATCGGCGCGAATGGTTTGGCCCATTCTCGTCATTTTTTGACTCCTGTCGCGGCCTTCGAAGATCTTGAAGGTAAGTTTGAGCTGATCGGCAAATTTGCCGGCGAGTTGTGGTCTGCTGAAATGGGGCATTCACCTTTGGACGTCGTGGCTTGGCATGGGAACTATGCTCCTTACAAGTATGACTTAAAGAAGTTCAATACCATCAATACGGTGAGCTTCGATCATCCGGATCCGTCGATCTTTACGGTTTTGACTTCGCCAAGCGACACCGTTGGAACTGCGAATGTGGACTTTGTGATTTTCCCACCACGGTGGATGGTGGCGGAGAATACATTCCGTCCTCCTTATTTCCATCGCAATTGCATGAGTGAATACATGGGTTTGATTTACGGAGTCTATGATGCAAAAACCAGCGGGGGCTTTGTTCCTGGTGGCGGAAGTTTGCACAACTTCTATTCAGCGCATGGACCTGATGCAGATACTTTCGAAAAAGCCAGTGAGGTTGAACTCAAGGCTCATAAGATCGATCATACGATGGCCTTTATGTTTGAATCCCGAGTTCCTTACATGGTGACTGACTTTGCCATGCAGAAGGGATTCTTGCAGGAAGACTATCAGAATTGCTGGCAGGGTTTTAAGAAGTACTTTAAATCTTGA
- a CDS encoding phosphate/phosphite/phosphonate ABC transporter substrate-binding protein, with protein sequence MLKKILILSIFLLTLSCTSKKELGSESNPIQFALVPGQDSAVLLENGKLLEKWIHSQTGLYVKMQVPTSFIAVVEGLGSQRVDVAILNTFGYILAHDKYQASAKLIGVNLGRSEYWGQIITSNPKIKTLQDLNGKKVAFVDPASTSGYLLAAKLFKDENIKPSEVVFAGKHDSVVTMVYQGRIDAGATYHTPAEDGVPQDARRLVVAQFPDVYEKVRILKLTGPIPSDPVVFRKGLSPAIEAKLISALKSFGSTPEGSKALKNLYHLTGFKDCTDQHYDATRKILLDLGKNVQEFIK encoded by the coding sequence ATGTTGAAGAAAATTCTAATCCTGTCTATTTTTCTACTCACCCTATCATGCACTTCAAAAAAAGAGTTAGGAAGCGAAAGTAATCCGATACAGTTTGCCTTGGTTCCAGGGCAGGATTCCGCAGTTTTGTTGGAAAATGGGAAGCTTTTGGAGAAGTGGATCCACTCGCAGACCGGGCTCTATGTAAAAATGCAGGTGCCGACGAGTTTTATTGCAGTTGTGGAAGGATTGGGTTCGCAGCGGGTTGACGTGGCGATCTTGAATACATTTGGTTACATCCTGGCACATGATAAATACCAGGCCTCGGCAAAATTGATAGGCGTCAATCTGGGGCGGTCGGAGTATTGGGGGCAAATTATTACCAGCAATCCGAAGATCAAAACCCTTCAGGATCTGAATGGTAAAAAAGTGGCTTTTGTGGACCCGGCTTCCACCTCGGGATATCTGCTGGCTGCGAAGCTTTTTAAAGATGAAAATATAAAACCCTCTGAGGTTGTTTTTGCTGGCAAGCATGACAGCGTCGTGACGATGGTTTATCAGGGGCGAATTGATGCCGGAGCGACCTACCACACTCCAGCCGAAGATGGAGTCCCTCAGGATGCTCGTCGATTGGTCGTTGCACAGTTTCCTGATGTTTATGAAAAAGTTCGAATTCTAAAATTGACCGGCCCGATTCCTAGCGATCCGGTGGTTTTTCGAAAAGGTCTTTCGCCCGCAATTGAGGCGAAGCTGATTTCTGCTTTGAAGAGTTTTGGTTCAACTCCCGAAGGCAGCAAGGCCCTCAAGAATCTGTATCATTTGACAGGATTTAAAGATTGTACGGATCAGCACTATGACGCCACTCGAAAAATTCTTCTCGATCTGGGTAAAAACGTCCAAGAATTTATAAAATAA
- a CDS encoding Hpt domain-containing protein has translation MAKIKVEIDADLQDLIPQFLENRKKDIASLQELIAKQDLTAIAQLAHKIKGAAAGYGFVDLSNMASDMEKAAKNNDGTPLPIIASNMKNHFDNIEIHFVPM, from the coding sequence ATGGCAAAAATAAAAGTAGAAATTGACGCTGATCTTCAGGATTTGATTCCACAATTTTTGGAGAACCGAAAAAAAGACATCGCATCTCTTCAAGAGTTGATAGCAAAGCAAGACCTTACTGCCATTGCTCAGTTGGCTCACAAAATCAAAGGAGCGGCTGCGGGCTACGGCTTTGTTGACCTCAGCAATATGGCTTCTGACATGGAGAAGGCTGCTAAAAATAACGACGGCACTCCACTTCCAATTATCGCGTCTAATATGAAAAATCATTTCGATAATATCGAGATTCATTTCGTTCCCATGTAG
- a CDS encoding ATP-binding protein, producing MTMRVRLLLFTTLLVLGAMAAAGLIGYKVGNSSLETSYAERLTQARLAKKQALQNEFENFGKTLIVTSEMTKTREALKDLLRAENDTFLWLNKNARISEWQDQLTRAYKADDNPELYKAIHLLHKLPLFLQSQFQQQAASEDVPARSIVTVHGKDKVPFFRIHENIHPFFLDYADRFNITDILLVDNTGTIVYSLQKSLNFGTNLNSGIFSSTALGDAYRWSLTAAPRSYKFYDFTANGGFSSTPAAYFVSPVFDKFQLLGAVIFQISLDRVDQVLSDNHQWKKMGLKETGEVLAFGQDGLLRNNSRAFFENPALFLQDYARLGGSKKVTATLEESKTTALKLGLPIEKTRHYFRSEDLVTTEKDYLDQPGLASIGKVDLPGGGEWLLIAKINREEAISPLSRYLFPFSLGALLLLAAFILAFVLISKRLTSPLHNLQSAFEKLKQQKWNEHLQYNTKDEYAQVFSDFNDLAATLDQTTRSKETLENIMHTLRELLFIVDVTSDANSEEYQWSIREANAAASDLIGIPAASLITSDLKLWIEADFKKILEKITNGNGGTQPLEGMLKKISGERIPVQISFSPVKTSKDCKASLIFIATDISRQKEVERELKMQENLLRDSQALSLTGSFRWEMPTGKNIWSDQLFEILGVDPKGVRPTFDIFRGLVLPEDLPLLDAAYKEAQKNLLPINIDLRLRKADTHELIWVRMIGQVEYDQYGNPMTTSGVVQDVTNLKKTELALIFAKDEALKSSQAKSEFLAHMSHEIRTPMNAIMGMAELLKETKLDREQEYYVTIFRKSGEVLMALINDILDLSKIEAGEVSIENIPFDLNKLMNDIQEMLKPRALEKGIGFSFEVAKGINPHLMGDPNKLRQVLINLAGNSIKFTERGQIRINITKNPTKKDSLMISVSDSGVGIAPSKQHLIFQKFSQADSSITRRYGGTGLGLAISKSLVELMGGQIWFKSREGIGTTFFVTIPLREQIYSLATQKPVPMKTPELDFVKTQTPRDPNKKVRILLADDTEDNRILFTHYLKNGPFEIVEAENGLQALDKIKSDEFDIVFMDVQMPEMDGYAATAQVREWEQQVHHAHIPIIALTAHALSDDRDKSLKAGCDDHITKPFKKDTLLTVIDRYSH from the coding sequence ATGACAATGCGAGTGCGCCTGCTTCTATTCACAACCCTTTTAGTTCTGGGCGCCATGGCGGCGGCTGGGCTCATTGGCTATAAAGTAGGTAATTCCTCGCTTGAGACCAGTTATGCGGAACGTTTGACCCAGGCACGCTTGGCGAAAAAACAAGCACTTCAAAATGAATTCGAAAATTTTGGCAAGACCCTCATTGTCACCTCTGAAATGACCAAAACCCGCGAGGCGCTCAAAGACTTGCTGCGAGCTGAAAACGATACCTTTCTTTGGCTCAACAAAAATGCGCGTATATCAGAATGGCAAGACCAATTGACTCGAGCCTATAAGGCAGATGACAACCCCGAACTCTATAAAGCTATTCATCTTCTTCACAAACTTCCCCTTTTCCTACAATCCCAATTCCAACAGCAAGCAGCTAGTGAAGATGTTCCAGCCCGAAGCATCGTCACCGTTCATGGCAAAGATAAAGTGCCCTTCTTCCGAATACATGAAAATATTCATCCCTTTTTTTTAGACTATGCAGATCGTTTCAATATTACGGATATTTTGCTGGTCGATAATACCGGAACCATCGTCTACTCTTTGCAAAAATCTTTAAACTTTGGGACCAATTTAAACTCTGGAATTTTCTCCAGCACCGCTCTTGGGGATGCCTATCGTTGGTCACTCACGGCGGCCCCACGAAGCTACAAGTTCTATGACTTCACCGCAAATGGCGGTTTTTCATCCACCCCAGCTGCTTACTTTGTCAGCCCGGTCTTTGATAAGTTCCAACTTTTGGGAGCCGTTATCTTCCAAATTTCCCTCGATCGCGTCGATCAGGTTCTTAGCGACAATCATCAGTGGAAGAAAATGGGTCTCAAGGAAACTGGAGAAGTTTTGGCTTTTGGTCAGGATGGGCTTCTTCGCAATAATTCCCGCGCTTTCTTTGAAAACCCAGCCTTGTTCTTACAGGATTATGCGCGCCTCGGTGGAAGCAAAAAAGTCACCGCTACATTAGAGGAATCTAAGACGACAGCTTTAAAACTGGGCCTCCCCATTGAAAAAACACGCCACTATTTCCGCTCCGAAGACCTCGTCACGACAGAAAAGGACTATCTGGATCAGCCAGGCCTCGCGTCTATAGGAAAAGTGGATCTGCCCGGAGGTGGGGAATGGCTTTTGATTGCCAAAATCAATCGCGAAGAAGCCATCTCACCGCTAAGCAGATATCTGTTCCCGTTCTCTCTGGGCGCCCTTCTATTGTTAGCCGCTTTCATTCTTGCCTTTGTCTTGATTTCCAAACGACTGACTTCACCTCTCCACAACCTGCAGAGTGCCTTTGAAAAATTGAAGCAGCAAAAATGGAATGAACATTTGCAGTACAATACAAAGGATGAGTACGCGCAGGTCTTCTCTGACTTCAATGATCTCGCCGCAACACTCGATCAGACGACAAGATCCAAAGAGACTCTAGAAAATATCATGCATACTTTGCGTGAGCTGTTGTTCATCGTTGATGTAACAAGCGATGCGAATAGTGAGGAATATCAGTGGAGTATTCGGGAAGCGAATGCAGCGGCCAGTGACCTGATTGGTATTCCAGCGGCCTCCCTTATCACCTCAGATCTTAAGCTATGGATAGAGGCGGACTTCAAAAAGATCTTGGAGAAAATCACCAATGGCAATGGCGGAACGCAACCGTTGGAAGGGATGCTCAAAAAGATTTCTGGTGAAAGAATTCCGGTCCAGATTTCCTTTTCTCCAGTGAAAACGTCGAAGGACTGCAAAGCAAGTCTGATCTTTATAGCCACTGACATCAGTCGCCAAAAAGAAGTCGAACGCGAGCTTAAGATGCAGGAAAATCTTTTGCGGGATTCACAAGCCTTGTCGCTGACCGGATCTTTCCGATGGGAAATGCCCACTGGGAAAAATATCTGGTCCGATCAACTCTTCGAAATTCTTGGTGTGGACCCCAAGGGCGTACGACCCACCTTTGATATTTTCAGAGGATTGGTTCTGCCCGAAGACCTTCCACTGCTCGACGCCGCCTATAAGGAAGCGCAAAAGAATTTACTCCCGATTAATATCGATCTTCGTCTGCGAAAGGCTGACACCCATGAACTCATTTGGGTGCGCATGATTGGCCAGGTTGAATATGATCAATACGGAAACCCTATGACCACCTCGGGGGTCGTGCAAGATGTTACCAATCTCAAAAAAACTGAACTCGCACTGATCTTCGCCAAAGATGAAGCACTAAAGTCTTCTCAAGCGAAATCTGAATTCCTGGCACATATGAGTCATGAAATCCGCACGCCTATGAACGCAATCATGGGAATGGCCGAACTTCTTAAAGAGACAAAACTAGATCGCGAGCAAGAGTATTACGTCACGATCTTCCGCAAGTCCGGCGAAGTCTTGATGGCTCTTATCAACGACATTCTGGATCTTTCTAAAATTGAGGCCGGGGAAGTCTCTATCGAGAATATTCCTTTTGATCTGAATAAGTTAATGAATGATATCCAAGAGATGCTGAAACCTCGGGCTTTGGAAAAAGGAATTGGATTTTCTTTTGAAGTTGCCAAGGGCATCAATCCTCATTTAATGGGTGACCCGAACAAACTACGCCAAGTCCTCATTAACCTCGCCGGGAACTCCATTAAGTTTACAGAGCGGGGACAAATTCGTATCAACATCACTAAGAATCCGACCAAAAAAGACAGCCTCATGATCAGCGTGAGTGACTCTGGTGTCGGTATTGCACCATCTAAGCAACATCTCATTTTCCAAAAGTTCTCGCAGGCCGACAGCTCTATCACTCGTCGTTACGGCGGCACTGGTCTAGGTCTAGCTATTTCAAAAAGTCTTGTGGAGCTGATGGGGGGACAAATTTGGTTCAAGAGCCGCGAAGGTATCGGCACCACTTTCTTTGTGACCATCCCTCTGAGAGAGCAGATTTACAGTCTTGCGACCCAAAAACCAGTCCCAATGAAAACTCCAGAGCTGGATTTTGTTAAAACTCAGACCCCTAGGGATCCAAATAAAAAAGTACGCATCCTTCTAGCGGATGATACAGAAGACAACCGCATTCTGTTCACGCATTACCTAAAAAATGGACCTTTTGAAATTGTTGAAGCAGAGAATGGACTTCAGGCATTGGATAAGATAAAGTCAGATGAGTTTGATATCGTCTTTATGGACGTACAAATGCCAGAGATGGATGGTTACGCTGCGACAGCGCAAGTTCGTGAATGGGAACAGCAGGTGCACCACGCACATATTCCTATTATTGCACTGACAGCCCACGCCCTCTCTGACGACAGAGATAAATCTTTGAAAGCGGGTTGCGATGATCACATCACAAAACCTTTTAAGAAAGACACTCTGCTAACCGTGATAGATAGATATTCTCACTAA
- a CDS encoding response regulator produces MPAPDDKSRLLIVEDDSDIRELLKHFMKDFVDEIVEAENGAAALHYVKSQEFDTILSDIEMPQMNGLKFLAYVRSLGHMTPFIVLTAHGDHTRALEALSLGAFDFITKDSKKKLVIESVCSALKIGREMKSSKNDAVRSNHLRKLYADMSKSSELRLRKIIEDMSS; encoded by the coding sequence ATGCCAGCCCCAGATGATAAAAGCCGATTACTGATTGTCGAAGACGATTCAGATATTCGTGAACTGCTTAAGCATTTCATGAAGGATTTCGTTGATGAGATCGTTGAGGCGGAAAATGGTGCGGCGGCTCTTCACTACGTGAAGTCACAAGAATTCGATACCATTCTATCTGATATCGAAATGCCACAAATGAATGGCCTTAAATTTCTGGCCTATGTTCGCTCCCTTGGGCATATGACTCCGTTTATTGTTTTGACCGCCCATGGCGATCACACTCGCGCCCTCGAAGCCCTGTCACTGGGAGCCTTTGACTTCATCACCAAAGATTCTAAAAAGAAACTCGTGATTGAAAGTGTTTGCTCTGCCTTAAAGATCGGTCGCGAAATGAAGTCTTCAAAAAATGATGCCGTTCGCTCAAATCACTTGCGCAAACTCTATGCAGATATGTCCAAGTCTTCTGAATTACGCCTCCGTAAAATCATCGAAGACATGAGTTCGTAA
- a CDS encoding OsmC family protein translates to MVKMSAVYQGEKHCEATHEPSSSQIVTDAPKDNNGKGEAFSPTDLMAMSLGTCMLTTMAIHCEKDQVNIKGSRVTVEKEMAANPRRIAKLTVVLHLPQNIASDYRKKLESFALNCPAKFSLHPDVQVPITFHYDM, encoded by the coding sequence ATGGTAAAAATGTCTGCTGTTTATCAAGGTGAAAAGCATTGCGAAGCAACGCACGAACCTTCTTCTTCCCAAATCGTCACTGATGCTCCTAAAGATAACAATGGCAAAGGTGAAGCCTTTTCACCAACAGATTTGATGGCCATGTCTTTAGGGACTTGCATGCTTACTACCATGGCCATTCATTGTGAAAAAGACCAGGTCAACATCAAAGGGTCTCGCGTAACTGTAGAAAAAGAAATGGCGGCCAATCCTCGTCGAATTGCAAAACTGACCGTCGTTTTGCATCTTCCACAAAATATCGCGTCTGACTATCGCAAGAAACTGGAAAGCTTCGCCCTTAACTGCCCAGCCAAGTTCAGTCTTCATCCCGACGTTCAGGTGCCAATCACATTCCACTACGACATGTAA
- the pbpC gene encoding penicillin-binding protein 1C, translated as MKKILVISSLSLVLGGGLYISASTPTVPSFEKIRKAHQSSDLILTDREGRLLHQWRKDNQKRAFAWVELKNISPAVVPALLKSEDRNFFRHSGVDLRAMAASFYQRAFKSSLRGASTLSMQVVKLSKPDRKWQGILGKVRQSLAAWELERHWTKEEILESYLNLAPFRGEYRGLSATSWALFNKPASGLTQKEATLLAVLLRAPNATEKNWTQRACWQEPSLCSEFPGLIANSMSRLGAFPQEGQKALHLAQRLSQSHVAGSLQTSINLDLQTFIQQTVEGQISLLKDQNVHDAAVLVIENETGEVWAYVGGSGPMASAQYVDGIQAQRQAGSTLKPFLYATAFEKNILKPNSWLEDSAVDIVFDRGVYKPQNHDHLFYGWVQAKTALASSLNVPAVKVFKLLNDNSFWEKLQLLHFKSLNDPDFYGPALALGVADINLEDLTQAYRTLARGGLWSSMKFNKGAQQSSERIFTAEASEAITSILSSKENRALGFGMDSTLSLTSDAAVKTGTSKDMRDNWCVGYNSRFTVGVWVGNFNGQPMWNVMGITGAGPIWNQVMSWLQEKYPSPGFNLHLVEEKKEKHPKPYPKVRILYPQDGMILAVDPAIPLANQKMPLLVEGEQKKKFSWRINGKTLVSAKEPYLWTPTPGRHTFELLSGNASTQKVQVIVK; from the coding sequence ATGAAAAAGATTTTAGTCATTTCAAGTTTAAGTCTTGTTCTTGGAGGAGGGCTCTATATCAGTGCTTCCACTCCAACTGTACCTTCGTTTGAGAAAATCAGGAAGGCTCACCAAAGCTCAGATTTGATTTTGACAGATCGCGAAGGGCGCCTTCTTCATCAATGGCGGAAGGACAACCAGAAGAGAGCATTTGCCTGGGTCGAATTGAAGAATATTTCGCCCGCCGTGGTTCCTGCTTTGCTGAAGTCGGAAGATCGAAATTTTTTCCGCCACAGCGGCGTCGATCTGCGCGCGATGGCGGCATCCTTCTATCAGAGAGCTTTCAAAAGTTCTTTACGTGGTGCGAGCACTCTTTCCATGCAGGTGGTAAAGTTGTCCAAACCAGATCGCAAGTGGCAGGGCATTTTGGGTAAAGTTCGCCAAAGTCTGGCAGCGTGGGAGCTGGAGCGGCATTGGACGAAGGAAGAAATTCTTGAAAGCTATTTGAATCTGGCCCCATTTCGTGGTGAGTATCGTGGATTGTCTGCAACTTCTTGGGCACTCTTTAATAAACCAGCCAGCGGTTTGACTCAGAAGGAAGCGACTTTGTTGGCGGTGCTCCTCAGAGCCCCGAATGCCACTGAGAAAAATTGGACACAGCGAGCTTGTTGGCAGGAGCCAAGCCTGTGCAGCGAGTTCCCGGGATTAATTGCCAACTCCATGTCCAGGCTGGGCGCTTTTCCTCAAGAGGGGCAAAAGGCTTTACATTTGGCTCAACGACTTTCGCAGAGCCATGTCGCGGGTTCGTTGCAGACGAGTATCAATTTAGATTTGCAAACCTTTATACAGCAGACAGTGGAAGGACAAATCAGTTTACTGAAAGATCAGAACGTCCATGATGCCGCGGTTCTCGTCATAGAGAATGAGACCGGCGAGGTGTGGGCGTATGTGGGCGGCAGTGGTCCGATGGCTTCTGCCCAGTATGTTGATGGGATTCAGGCACAGCGACAGGCGGGTTCAACACTCAAACCTTTTTTATATGCCACTGCTTTTGAAAAAAATATTTTAAAACCAAATTCGTGGTTGGAAGATTCGGCCGTGGATATTGTTTTTGATCGCGGTGTCTATAAGCCGCAAAATCATGATCATCTTTTCTATGGCTGGGTCCAAGCGAAGACAGCGTTGGCTTCGTCTTTGAATGTTCCGGCAGTGAAGGTTTTTAAACTTCTCAATGACAATTCATTTTGGGAGAAGCTTCAGCTGTTGCATTTCAAGTCTTTGAATGACCCTGATTTCTACGGTCCAGCTTTGGCCTTGGGGGTTGCGGATATCAATCTTGAAGATCTGACTCAGGCATATCGTACATTAGCCCGTGGTGGCCTGTGGTCGTCCATGAAATTCAATAAAGGCGCTCAACAAAGTTCAGAAAGAATTTTTACGGCTGAAGCGAGCGAAGCCATTACCAGCATTCTATCCTCAAAAGAAAATCGGGCTTTGGGATTTGGCATGGACTCTACTCTGTCTTTAACCAGCGATGCGGCGGTTAAAACGGGTACCAGCAAAGATATGCGCGACAACTGGTGTGTTGGTTACAATTCTCGATTTACGGTGGGAGTATGGGTTGGAAATTTCAATGGTCAACCTATGTGGAATGTTATGGGGATAACTGGAGCTGGTCCCATCTGGAATCAAGTCATGAGTTGGCTTCAAGAGAAATACCCATCTCCAGGTTTCAACTTGCATTTAGTTGAAGAGAAGAAAGAAAAACATCCCAAGCCTTATCCGAAAGTTCGCATTCTATATCCTCAAGATGGAATGATACTGGCGGTGGACCCTGCCATTCCTTTGGCAAATCAAAAAATGCCCTTATTGGTCGAAGGGGAGCAGAAAAAGAAATTTTCTTGGAGAATTAATGGCAAGACATTGGTTTCGGCGAAAGAGCCTTATCTTTGGACTCCGACACCAGGGCGTCACACATTCGAACTTCTGAGCGGAAATGCTTCCACTCAGAAAGTTCAAGTGATCGTAAAGTAG